A stretch of Microbacterium sp. 4R-513 DNA encodes these proteins:
- a CDS encoding DUF998 domain-containing protein: MWAPAFLDSADIFRGSRVDSRQLAITSVVILVLGTAIAAATTSDSQWWTLHFSELGTHRDLSGMAFNIGSMSAGGLLVVFAARVRQELATILRRLEVAVHAQTHLARVLVALIASFGCHLALVGLVPLNVDTALHERGASGTMLSFLGILLIMLASPWTPRRLRWISAAIAVVLVPAIVVFVLGLVTLATLEIIGFGLIFVWLVTFSTALRNAASPKAAARAQARPAPARAAARARRRVSPARGRGASGASAAPARRVSAPKRSARQIPTRAPALRPRSQAQLLLQRPAPVTAARRPVLRAVPRHPSRPSSVPLASRGPLPRGCRASGGRAASGSSTRSVLRSRR, encoded by the coding sequence ATGTGGGCCCCCGCGTTCCTCGACTCTGCCGACATCTTCCGCGGATCGCGGGTCGATTCGCGGCAGCTGGCGATCACGTCCGTCGTGATCCTGGTGCTCGGCACCGCGATCGCGGCCGCGACGACCTCGGACTCGCAATGGTGGACGCTGCACTTCAGCGAGCTCGGAACGCACCGCGACCTCTCCGGCATGGCTTTCAACATCGGCTCGATGTCGGCCGGCGGGCTGCTCGTCGTCTTCGCCGCCCGCGTGCGGCAGGAGCTCGCCACGATCCTCCGCCGCCTCGAGGTCGCGGTCCACGCCCAGACCCATCTCGCACGCGTGCTGGTCGCGCTCATCGCCTCGTTCGGCTGTCATCTGGCGCTCGTGGGTCTCGTCCCGCTCAACGTCGACACGGCACTGCACGAGCGCGGGGCGTCGGGGACGATGCTGTCGTTCCTCGGGATCCTCCTGATCATGCTCGCGAGCCCGTGGACGCCGCGTCGGCTGCGGTGGATCTCGGCGGCGATCGCCGTCGTGCTCGTGCCCGCGATCGTCGTCTTCGTGCTCGGGCTCGTCACGCTGGCGACCCTCGAGATCATCGGATTCGGCCTCATCTTCGTGTGGCTCGTGACGTTCAGCACCGCTCTGCGCAATGCCGCCTCACCGAAGGCCGCCGCCCGCGCCCAGGCTCGTCCGGCGCCTGCGCGCGCGGCTGCTCGCGCTCGCCGGCGGGTCAGCCCGGCTCGGGGTCGCGGCGCTTCCGGCGCGTCTGCTGCACCGGCGCGGCGGGTGTCAGCCCCGAAGCGGTCAGCCCGGCAGATCCCGACGCGGGCGCCGGCGCTGCGGCCACGGTCGCAGGCTCAGCTGCTGCTGCAGCGCCCTGCACCGGTGACGGCGGCGCGTCGTCCTGTCCTCCGCGCGGTGCCGAGGCATCCGTCCCGCCCGTCCTCCGTGCCGCTCGCCTCTCGCGGGCCCCTTCCACGAGGTTGTAGAGCGTCGGGAGGACGAGCAGCGTCAGGATCGTCGACGAGATCAGTCCTCCGATCACGACGATAG
- the crcB gene encoding fluoride efflux transporter CrcB yields the protein MTGWMLFLVVAVAGGLGAGLRYAVDAIVMRGRRGAFPLGILLVNITGSLALGLVTGLGSAIDASWATAIGVGLLGGYTTFSTVSVETVLLGRAGRRDWAWLNLLGTLVASLAAAAIGIGLGRLIAGWIPG from the coding sequence GTGACGGGCTGGATGCTCTTCCTCGTCGTCGCGGTGGCGGGCGGCCTCGGCGCCGGCCTGCGCTACGCCGTCGACGCGATCGTGATGCGGGGGCGCCGCGGCGCCTTCCCCCTCGGCATCCTCCTCGTCAACATCACCGGATCCCTCGCGCTCGGCCTCGTGACGGGTCTCGGCTCGGCGATCGACGCCTCCTGGGCCACGGCCATCGGCGTGGGTCTTCTGGGCGGCTACACGACCTTCAGCACGGTGTCGGTCGAGACGGTGCTGCTCGGCCGCGCAGGCCGCCGCGACTGGGCGTGGCTCAACCTGCTCGGCACGCTCGTGGCATCGCTCGCCGCCGCCGCGATCGGCATCGGGCTCGGGCGGCTCATCGCGGGCTGGATCCCCGGCTGA
- a CDS encoding CrcB family protein: protein MARTRAFTPAAFVAVVAGGAIGVALRALFVVPLGSVDDAVLVPAVTLVINLVGSFLLGLVVGWLDDRRPLTRAFFGTGLLGGFTTYSAFAVQVVELGGTAPVLSLVIAAVSLFGGVLFAALGLRVGHAVVGAGDRVEPPEVAE from the coding sequence ATGGCCCGCACGCGCGCGTTCACGCCGGCCGCGTTCGTCGCGGTGGTGGCGGGCGGTGCGATCGGCGTCGCGCTGCGCGCGCTCTTCGTCGTCCCGCTCGGCAGCGTCGACGACGCCGTGCTCGTCCCCGCGGTGACGCTCGTCATCAATCTCGTCGGGTCGTTCCTCCTCGGGCTCGTCGTGGGGTGGCTGGACGACCGCAGACCCCTCACCCGGGCGTTCTTCGGCACCGGCCTGCTCGGCGGCTTCACCACGTACAGCGCCTTCGCGGTGCAGGTCGTGGAGCTCGGCGGCACGGCGCCCGTCCTCAGCCTCGTGATCGCCGCCGTGTCGCTCTTCGGCGGCGTGCTCTTCGCCGCGCTCGGGCTGCGGGTGGGGCACGCCGTCGTCGGAGCGGGCGACCGGGTCGAGCCTCCGGAGGTGGCGGAGTGA
- a CDS encoding Rho termination factor N-terminal domain-containing protein yields MPQGRGSNSLKDPDLYEELREDGASKEKAARISNAAARDGRKQVGSKGGKSGDYDDWTVERLRKRAKELGISGYSGKRKAELIDMLRNH; encoded by the coding sequence ATGCCCCAGGGACGCGGCTCGAACAGTCTGAAGGACCCCGACCTCTACGAGGAGCTCCGCGAGGACGGCGCTTCGAAGGAGAAGGCGGCGCGGATCTCGAACGCCGCCGCCCGAGACGGTCGCAAGCAGGTCGGCAGCAAGGGCGGCAAGTCCGGCGACTACGACGACTGGACCGTGGAACGGCTGCGCAAGCGCGCCAAGGAGCTCGGCATCTCGGGCTACTCCGGCAAGCGCAAGGCCGAGCTCATCGACATGCTGCGGAACCACTGA
- a CDS encoding MerR family transcriptional regulator produces the protein MEWSIQQIAKLAGTTSRTLRHYDDIGLLPPSSIGHNGYRYYDETALLRLQRILLLRELGLALPQIAEVLTRPTSEETALEGHLAWLRQEQERLARQIVSVESTIDALRGGERLMAENMFDGFDHTQYKDEVEDRWGKDAYTRSDAWWRGMSADEKSAWQARTTSLGRDWIAAAESGIAPDSDEAQTLARRHVEWLTGIPGTPAETPGGDVKGYVIGLGEMYVGDPRFAKNYGGTKGAEFVRDALRAYAEANL, from the coding sequence ATGGAATGGTCCATCCAGCAGATCGCGAAGCTCGCCGGCACGACGAGCCGCACCCTGCGCCACTACGACGACATCGGCCTGCTGCCCCCGTCGAGCATCGGCCACAACGGCTACCGGTACTACGACGAGACGGCGCTCCTGCGCCTGCAGCGGATCCTGCTGCTGCGCGAGCTGGGGCTCGCACTGCCTCAGATCGCCGAGGTGCTCACCCGGCCGACCTCCGAAGAGACCGCCCTGGAGGGCCACCTCGCGTGGCTGCGTCAGGAGCAGGAACGGCTCGCCCGGCAGATCGTGTCGGTCGAGTCCACCATCGATGCATTGAGAGGAGGTGAACGACTGATGGCAGAGAACATGTTCGACGGGTTCGACCACACGCAGTACAAGGACGAGGTCGAGGACCGCTGGGGCAAGGACGCGTACACGCGCTCCGACGCCTGGTGGCGCGGCATGAGCGCAGACGAGAAGTCGGCGTGGCAGGCACGCACCACGTCCCTCGGTCGCGACTGGATCGCGGCCGCAGAGTCCGGTATCGCACCGGACAGCGACGAGGCGCAGACCCTCGCGCGGCGCCACGTCGAGTGGCTGACAGGCATTCCGGGGACGCCCGCCGAGACGCCGGGCGGTGACGTGAAGGGATACGTCATCGGCCTCGGTGAGATGTACGTGGGCGACCCGCGGTTCGCGAAGAACTACGGCGGCACGAAGGGCGCCGAATTCGTCCGTGACGCGCTGCGCGCGTATGCGGAGGCGAACCTCTAG
- a CDS encoding PadR family transcriptional regulator, translated as MPPVFSHGDLRLYLLNLLDEGPRHGYDIMQALSDRTGGTYTPSAGTIYPRLAKLEEEGLVTKTVDGRKTVYQITPAGHAEVEARAGDLQGIEAGLADSVRLIADEVRGSVREAMKSLRADLAAAAQDERAGTRTMTDASSPDDDPRVASREQLHRAEAAVAEFRARVRSDLRTHIARGGMLASSIVDDLESALDDAARTVTRALRG; from the coding sequence ATGCCCCCCGTCTTCTCCCACGGCGACCTGCGCCTGTACCTGCTGAACCTCCTCGACGAGGGACCGCGGCACGGCTACGACATCATGCAGGCGCTCTCCGACCGCACGGGCGGCACCTACACCCCGAGCGCCGGGACGATCTACCCGCGCCTCGCGAAGCTCGAGGAGGAGGGCCTGGTCACCAAGACCGTCGACGGTCGCAAGACGGTCTACCAGATCACTCCGGCGGGCCACGCCGAGGTCGAGGCGCGCGCGGGCGACCTGCAGGGCATCGAGGCCGGCCTCGCCGACTCGGTCCGGCTCATCGCCGACGAGGTGCGCGGGAGCGTGCGCGAGGCGATGAAGAGCCTCCGCGCCGACCTCGCGGCCGCCGCTCAGGATGAGCGCGCCGGCACGCGGACGATGACGGATGCCTCGTCCCCCGACGACGATCCGCGCGTCGCGAGCCGCGAGCAGCTCCACCGGGCCGAGGCCGCCGTCGCCGAGTTCCGGGCCCGCGTGCGCAGCGACCTGCGCACGCACATCGCACGCGGCGGCATGCTCGCCTCGTCGATCGTGGACGACCTCGAGTCGGCCCTCGACGACGCCGCCCGCACCGTCACCCGCGCGCTGCGCGGCTGA
- a CDS encoding universal stress protein: protein MADEASEVANTAGAADAVRGAVVVGLVPGEPSRVVKEAARYAKVLGAHLLVVHVDVTRFVTYEDPDGYVHSAPIDMNIGGGEADLERVRTEADAVLAASGVQWSIRQLVGDPALAIKHLAEDVDARLIVVGTRKRGIGESIREFFTGSVAARLAHRQHRPILVVPLGEPVPDDEEIWPA, encoded by the coding sequence ATGGCGGACGAGGCATCCGAGGTCGCGAATACAGCGGGAGCAGCGGATGCCGTGCGAGGCGCCGTCGTCGTCGGTCTCGTGCCCGGTGAGCCATCGCGTGTGGTCAAAGAGGCGGCGCGCTACGCGAAGGTGCTCGGTGCCCACCTCCTGGTCGTCCACGTCGATGTCACGCGATTCGTGACCTACGAGGACCCGGACGGCTACGTGCACTCGGCGCCGATCGACATGAACATCGGCGGGGGCGAAGCCGACCTGGAGAGGGTCCGGACCGAGGCCGACGCGGTGCTCGCGGCATCCGGCGTGCAATGGTCGATCCGGCAGCTCGTGGGCGATCCGGCCCTCGCCATCAAGCACCTGGCCGAGGACGTGGATGCCCGACTCATCGTCGTCGGCACGCGCAAGCGGGGGATCGGCGAGTCGATCCGCGAGTTCTTCACGGGGTCGGTCGCCGCGCGGCTCGCGCATCGCCAGCACCGGCCGATCCTCGTGGTGCCGCTCGGCGAGCCCGTGCCGGACGACGAGGAGATCTGGCCGGCGTAG
- a CDS encoding DUF3073 domain-containing protein, with protein sequence MGRGRQKAKHTKIARELKSYSPSVNYAALERELGHPDDEQYVDKWADEYADEYEDEKA encoded by the coding sequence ATGGGGCGTGGCCGTCAGAAGGCGAAGCACACCAAGATCGCTCGCGAACTGAAGTCGTACAGCCCGAGCGTCAACTACGCTGCGCTCGAGCGCGAACTCGGACATCCCGACGACGAGCAGTACGTCGACAAGTGGGCCGACGAGTACGCCGACGAATACGAGGACGAGAAGGCCTGA